From the Cohaesibacter sp. ES.047 genome, the window ATAGGTACAACTGACAGATTGGCTCATTTAACTAACTTGACCCTCGAAATCCACCGTGCAAACAAAAATCCAATAAACGCAACTGAGTGTTGGGCCGGTCGCGATGGCGGGCAAAAAACGAAAAAAATACACGCACAGAGAGGATAACAATGGAAACGTTGAACTCAATTGTAACCAGCATCAACGGCATCGTCTGGGGGCCGATGATGCTGGTGCTCATTCTTGGTGTCGGTTTTTTCTTGCAGCTTGGACTGAAGTTCATGCCGATCATGAAACTAGGCACAGGCTTTCGTCTCCTGTTCAAGGGGCGCGAAGAGCAGGGTGAAGGGCAGATCAGCCCGTTCAATGCTTTGATGACCTCCCTGTCCGCCACAATCGGCACCGGTAACATCGCAGGTGTTGCGACGGCTGTTTTTCTGGGTGGCCCGGGGGCGCTGTTCTGGATGTGGATGACCGCGCTGATCGGCATGGCCACCAAATATGCCGAGGCAGTCTGCGCGGTTGAGTATCGCGAACAGGACACACTGGGCAATTATGTCGGTGGCCCGATGTATTATATCAAGAATGGCCTGGGCAATAACTGGCGCTGGCTTGGTTTCGCCTTTGCCTTGTTCGGTGCCTTTGCTGCCTTTGGTATCGGCAATGGGGTGCAAGCCAACGGTGTGGCTCAGGTGCTCGAAGTCAGCTTCGGGCTGAACACGTCCATAACCGGCGTTGTGTTGATGGTACTGACCGCCATGGTCATTCTTGGTGGCATCACCCGAATCGGTGCTGTTGCCGGCAAGCTGGTGCCGTTCATGGCCGTTTCCTACATTGTTGCCGGCCTGCTGGTGCTGTTGCTCAATATCGGCAACATCGGTGCGGCACTTGGTTTGGTCTTTTCTCATGCCTTCACGCCCTCCGCCGCAGAAGGCGGCTTTGCTGGTGCGGCCGTCTGGGCTGCGATTCGGTTTGGTGTGGCGCGTGGGGTCTTCTCCAACGAAGCCGGTCTGGGGTCTGCCCCGATCGCTCACGCTGCAGCCGCGACCAAAGGCCCGGTCAATCAGGGTCTGGTTGCCATGCTCGGCACTTTCATTGACACGATCATCGTTTGCTCGATCACCGGCCTTGCCATTATCACATCGGGAGCCTGGACGAGTGGTGAGTCGGGAGCGGCCCTGACGTCTCTGGCCTTTGAAAACTCCTTGCCGGGTGTCGGCGGATATCTGATTGCCATCGCCTTGTCTATCTTCGCCTTCACCACCATTCTGGGCTGGTCCTTCTATGGTGAAAAATGCGTGGGGTATTTGTTTGGAACCAGGGTTTTGATCGCCTATCGCATTGCATGGATCGTCATGATCTATTTTGGCGCCACCGCCGATCTTGGCTTTATCTGGCTTTTGGCCGACACGCTCAACGCCATGATGGCCATCCCCAACCTGATTGCGTTGGCTTTGCTGAGCCCGATTGTCTTCAAACTGACCAGAGATTATTTCGCATCCAACGGCTCAAAAGGCTAACCATCAGCTGAGTTTTCCTGGGAAACAACTAAAAGGGGCGCTGCGCGCGCTCCTTTTTTATGAATAGGTGCAATAATTGCGGCATTTTCTCAAATCTTCGCAAAATTAACCTTCCTTCTCTTGAGTCTAGGAATGCGCACATCTTGCACTTATTCTTGATGTCTCGTGAAGTTGAAAAGAATTTCGGTGAATAAAACTAAAAATATCTGTCGATATGTCCCGAAATTACGACACATAATCCCTTGTATTTGACGGAACGCAACTCTACCCCATTGCTCGACGAATAGCTTGCCGTCAACTCGGCAATCGACGGGCTCGCTCTTGCGCGCTAAGGCCGAATGCCCAATTGAGCCTCGGAGGGGACAATGAAAGTCAGAGACTATCTCAAAATCGAGGATGCCGCTGATTTGAGCAGAACAGAAGTTGGAAGACTTGGGACTGCCGTCCTGTTTATCGTGGGCGTGATGATCTACACCGGCACCCAGTTTGCCGATGTTGATCGGGCATTTC encodes:
- a CDS encoding sodium:alanine symporter family protein translates to METLNSIVTSINGIVWGPMMLVLILGVGFFLQLGLKFMPIMKLGTGFRLLFKGREEQGEGQISPFNALMTSLSATIGTGNIAGVATAVFLGGPGALFWMWMTALIGMATKYAEAVCAVEYREQDTLGNYVGGPMYYIKNGLGNNWRWLGFAFALFGAFAAFGIGNGVQANGVAQVLEVSFGLNTSITGVVLMVLTAMVILGGITRIGAVAGKLVPFMAVSYIVAGLLVLLLNIGNIGAALGLVFSHAFTPSAAEGGFAGAAVWAAIRFGVARGVFSNEAGLGSAPIAHAAAATKGPVNQGLVAMLGTFIDTIIVCSITGLAIITSGAWTSGESGAALTSLAFENSLPGVGGYLIAIALSIFAFTTILGWSFYGEKCVGYLFGTRVLIAYRIAWIVMIYFGATADLGFIWLLADTLNAMMAIPNLIALALLSPIVFKLTRDYFASNGSKG